A section of the Thauera chlorobenzoica genome encodes:
- the rplA gene encoding 50S ribosomal protein L1, whose amino-acid sequence MAKLSKRVQALRAKVDRNQAYPVADALRLVKECATAKFDESIDIAVNLGVDARKSDQVVRGSVVLPAGTGKAVRVAVFAQGEKAEAARAAGADVVGFDDLAEQVKAGNLDFDICIATPDAMRVVGQLGQILGPRGLMPNPKVGTVTMDVATAVKNAKAGQVQYRTDKGGLVHATIGRASFEVEALQQNLSAFIDALVKAKPAASKGVYLRRIAVSSTMGAGVRVETGSVNAA is encoded by the coding sequence ATGGCGAAACTGTCCAAGCGAGTTCAGGCGCTGCGCGCCAAGGTTGACCGCAACCAGGCCTACCCGGTCGCCGACGCCCTGCGTCTGGTCAAGGAGTGCGCCACCGCCAAGTTCGACGAGTCGATCGATATCGCCGTCAATCTCGGCGTCGATGCACGCAAGTCGGACCAGGTCGTGCGCGGCTCGGTCGTGCTCCCCGCGGGGACCGGCAAGGCGGTGCGCGTGGCGGTGTTCGCCCAGGGCGAGAAGGCCGAAGCCGCGCGTGCGGCGGGCGCCGACGTGGTTGGTTTCGACGATCTCGCCGAGCAGGTCAAGGCCGGCAACCTGGACTTCGACATCTGCATCGCTACGCCCGACGCCATGCGCGTGGTCGGTCAGCTCGGCCAGATCCTCGGTCCGCGCGGCCTGATGCCGAACCCGAAAGTCGGCACGGTGACGATGGACGTGGCCACGGCGGTGAAGAACGCCAAGGCCGGTCAGGTGCAGTACCGCACCGACAAGGGCGGTCTCGTGCATGCCACGATTGGCCGCGCCTCGTTCGAGGTCGAAGCGCTGCAGCAGAACCTCAGCGCCTTCATCGACGCCCTGGTCAAGGCCAAGCCGGCCGCCTCGAAGGGCGTGTACCTGCGTCGCATCGCGGTCTCCAGCACCATGGGTGCCGGGGTGCGCGTGGAAACGGGCAGCGTCAACGCTGCATGA